In Saccharomycodes ludwigii strain NBRC 1722 chromosome III, whole genome shotgun sequence, one DNA window encodes the following:
- the RMR1 gene encoding Rmr1p (similar to Saccharomyces cerevisiae YGL250W | RMR1 | Reduced Meiotic Recombination), which produces MQEIENSNSLLRLPDVRTISNCSIKDSCNSDTKEKEENFDKNDRANNSTTNTKTECKEERKNINRIESFGESVNETQDEDQTGEDQGEKNKVSNDEFRSSKRQHSDLYEIASDMLRNATPIPNIELIFEGISYSLFKLGNDNNFDLIDDENENDDNVSYGQDLITHLFHDIEVLNYNMEQFFYSLRKVLERIEQSANLRNKELIIEVPALDLKLTEDNKYNKCIELRDILSIFEGFEKNSKATASELNHLVLEVELGVRFLTRYNDLVDLMHNNATFNQINGFSNDKTHPVVLDDLNTEDNTKPIEIMEISENEDNE; this is translated from the coding sequence ATGcaagaaatagaaaattcTAACTCATTGCTAAGATTGCCAGACGTTCGTACCATTTCAAATTGCTCAATCAAGGACAGTTGTAACAGTGACacaaaggaaaaggaagaaaattttgataaaaatgatagAGCCAACAATAGTACAACAAATACTAAGACCGAATGTAAGGAAGAGAGGAAGAATATTAATAGAATTGAATCTTTTGGTGAATCTGTAAACGAAACACAAGATGAGGATCAAACAGGGGAGGATcagggggaaaaaaataaagtcaGTAACGATGAATTTAGGTCCAGTAAAAGACAGCATTCCGACCTTTATGAAATTGCAAGCGATATGCTTCGCAACGCAACGCCCATCCCTAATATAGAACTTATTTTCGAAGGAATCTCGTATTCCCTATTTAAACTGGGTAATGATAACAATTTTGATTTGATagatgatgaaaatgagAATGATGACAACGTTAGCTATGGACAAGACTTAATTACTCACTTATTTCATGATATTGAAGTGTTGAACTATAATATggaacaatttttttatagtttaAGAAAAGTCTTGGAAAGAATAGAACAAAGCGCAAATTTGAGAAATAAAGAGTTGATTATAGAAGTTCCAGCATTAGATTTGAAACTAACtgaagataataaatataataagtGCATTGAGCTAAGAGATATATTGAGTATCTTTGAAGGATTTGAGAAAAATTCAAAGGCGACAGCAAGCGAATTGAATCATTTGGTGTTAGAAGTTGAATTGGGTGTTCGTTTTCTCACGCGTTACAACGACTTGGTAGATTTAATGCATAATAATGCCACTTTTAATCAAATAAATGGGTTTTCCAATGATAAAACGCACCCGGTTGTTTTAGATGATTTAAATACAGAAGATAATACTAAACCTATTGAGATCATGGAAATCAGTGAAAACGAAGACAATGAATAA
- the RPN12 gene encoding proteasome regulatory particle lid subunit RPN12 (similar to Saccharomyces cerevisiae YFR052W | RPN12 | Regulatory Particle Non-ATPase) — protein sequence MSNLTELTTNLKTALDLNNFIACEELLPSIKLELIKHGLLVPDLHKAKDNISYANDLIISRSIIETGALASVNLGKFEAFENYFSQLRPFYFSTDITALNTSTYKNKLISLYLLYLLSKRDITRFHEEIEYLSKRITNMEDDEYLSYPIKVEKWLMEGNYQKARNLLLLSENNGSSSESGFGNLKEYVLFTDILLEAIREEIAHNTEMAYDKLSLSATKTLLFFENEKEVEQFALDLNWKISKGMIYFKEDNKEFKNDEHDDKMVINNVLDYAINLETIV from the coding sequence ATGTCTAACTTAACTGAATTGACTACTAATTTAAAAACTGCTttagatttaaataattttatcgCTTGCGAAGAATTGTTACCATCAATCAAACTTGAATTAATTAAACATGGGTTATTAGTTCCGGATTTACACAAGGCTAAGGATAATATATCGTATGCCAATGATTTAATTATAAGTAGAAGTATTATAGAGACTGGTGCCCTGGCAAGTGTCAATTTAGGTAAGTTTGAAgcttttgaaaattatttttcacaATTGAggcctttttattttagtacAGATATTACTGCTTTAAACACCTCTACATACAAAAACAAGTTAATAAGCTTATATTTGTTGTATTTGCTATCTAAACGCGATATAACACGATTTCATGAAGAGATAGAATATCTAAGCAAGAGAATCACCAATATGGAGGATGATGAGTATTTATCTTATCCAATAAAAGTTGAAAAGTGGTTAATGGAGGGGAATTATCAGAAAGCTAGAAATTTGCTATTATTAAGTGAAAATAATGGATCTAGCAGTGAAAGTGGCTTTGGAAATTTGAAAGAGTACGTTTTATTCACCgatattttattagaagCTATTAGAGAAGAAATCGCACACAATACTGAAATGGCTTATGAcaaattatcattatcagcaaccaaaactttattattttttgagaATGAAAAGGAAGTGGAACAATTTGCGCTTGATTTGAATTGGAAGATATCAAAGggtatgatttattttaaagaagataataaagaatttaaaaatgacGAACATGACGATAAGATGGTAATTAATAATGTATTAGATTATGCCATTAATCTAGAAACCATTgtttaa
- the HFM1 gene encoding DNA helicase (similar to Saccharomyces cerevisiae YGL251C | HFM1 | Helicase Family Member) translates to MQSEAFPYIYDSIQNCVISSPTGSGKTVLFELAILGLLKNLVPNEYKSVKILYIAPTKSLCTEKYQSWKQKFSNFLSVGILTSDTSILEVDEVRKSNIIITTPEKWDLLTRKWDDYVKLFDLVKLMMVDEIHMIKENRGATLEIVLTRMNTLCSSIRIVAVSATIPNVVDISEWLKTGGAQGKPAKILSFDDSYRQVEISKHILTYSSSSNNDFLLDAFYSTKVPSIIAKYSKGKAALIFCPTRNSCVKTAKKIADGLHPRLPLGDYNIQNAQLKEFLSRGVAFHHAGLSFDDRQIIEKLFIGGQVNVLCSTSTLAVGINLPAYLVVIKGTRYWSSTGSKEYSKIDIIQMIGRAGRPQFEKEGCAIIITEPKFKAKYENLINGTTPLESSLHLNLVEHLTAEVTLQTVYSVETAITWLKNTFFYVRLTKNVTHYLDIFKKVDNISNIEANLVGFLNYLIKELLDWGVIAYVEDRLVSTDYGIALSRHYILFETLKLFIKAEGDFSVESILNLLCKSAEFNEARLKHNERRFYKTINCLATLRFPFKDKQEKHTNISSTFQKISLIFQIELGGIDLSKIELFKKLQSAFFQDKMSAFKNSHRILKCMIDCFIFQRNGTALKNTLFLLRCVNGKCWEDTSMVLKQFSNIGIASVNKLIKHNVKNIDALKKTTFNQLEYFLGLRTGMGLKLKKEVDSIPELKISSESSSSITKRGEKIKMTITSEISADSSVISWHGQTLYADILSLKRSGELIDFRRIQLSKLKYPKVFSIATEIDSVNEQIEVLVSCECIAGVTKEVILSCDEVLPGSHRKLLKEDSKEIKKNDNDITVLLANYQKTQKESNPENIVNNNRKVLPNGNYECQHSCKDKAACRHLCCKEGVVVSTVKSASTTDGVVVSTVKSASTTDGVEGVLDRKQKLSDQIKEITDGNHSDPLTISSSSSSSSSSLLSLYFQKDKDVAQNYKITIYEQHNPQKVLKPEEIEFLSSSSSSLNTNEVAVKDNKGVDVLTNADTACRDEAVLDPLEKSDSTSDNESGSIMSCFGSEIEWT, encoded by the coding sequence atgcAATCCGAAGCATTCccttatatatatgacTCAATTCAAAACTGTGTTATTAGTTCTCCTACAGGTTCTGGTAAAACAGTCTTGTTTGAGTTGGCCATACTAGGGTTACTTAAAAATTTAGTACCCAATGAATATAAAAGTGTTAAAATCTTATATATTGCACCAACAAAGTCGCTATGCActgaaaaatatcaatCGTGGAAACAaaagttttcaaattttttgagTGTAGGTATACTTACCAGTGATACTTCAATTTTGGAAGTGGATGAAGTCAGAAAGtcaaatattatcataacCACCCCGGAAAAATGGGATTTGTTAACAAGGAAATGGGATGACTACGTAAAACTCTTTGATTTGGTAAAACTAATGATGGTGGATGAAATCCACATGATAAAGGAAAATAGAGGTGCAACCTTAGAAATTGTTCTAACGAGAATGAACACACTTTGTAGTAGCATTAGAATTGTTGCAGTAAGTGCTACAATTCCCAATGTTGTTGATATTTCTGAGTGGTTGAAGACGGGCGGCGCTCAAGGCAAACCTGCAAAAATATTGTCCTTTGATGACTCATATAGACAGGTTGAAATCTCAAAACACATTTTGACTTACAGTAGCTCTTCaaataatgattttttgTTAGATGCATTTTATTCCACCAAGGTACCCAGCATTATAGCAAAATACAGTAAAGGTAAAGCAGCATTAATATTTTGCCCCACAAGAAATTCCTGTGTAAAAACTGCGAAAAAAATAGCCGACGGATTACATCCTCGATTACCACTAGGTGACtataatatacaaaatGCTCAACTAAAAGAATTCTTGTCACGTGGGGTTGCATTTCATCATGCTGGGTTATCCTTTGATGATCGCCagattattgaaaaattatttattggaGGTCAAGTGAATGTATTGTGTTCTACATCTACTTTGGCGGTGGGTATTAATCTTCCAGCCTATTTGGTTGTTATTAAAGGAACTAGATATTGGTCGTCAACTGGGTCTAAAGAATATTCCAAAATAGATATTATTCAGATGATTGGACGAGCTGGGCGGCCTCAGTTTGAAAAGGAGGGAtgtgctattattataacagaaccaaaatttaaagctaaatatgaaaatttaATCAATGGAACAACACCGTTGGAGAGTAGTTTACATTTAAATCTAGTGGAGCATTTAACTGCAGAAGTAACTTTGCAGACAGTTTATTCAGTGGAAACTGCTATTACTTGGTTGaaaaacacttttttttatgttagACTTACCAAGAATGTAACTCATTATCTggatattttcaaaaaggTTGATAATATATCCAACATAGAGGCAAACCTAGTGGGGtttctaaattatttaattaaagaattattgGATTGGGGCGTTATTGCTTACGTCGAGGATCGACTTGTTTCGACAGATTATGGTATTGCTTTATCTAGACATTACATTTTGTTTGAGActctaaaattatttattaaagcGGAAGGCGACTTTTCAGTCGAGAGCATTCTTAATTTATTGTGCAAGTCAGCAGAGTTTAACGAGGCTAGGCTTAAGCACAATGAGAGAAGGTTTTACAAAACCATAAATTGTTTAGCAACCCTAAGGTTCCCCTTTAAAGATAAACAGGAAAAGCATACAAATATTAGCTCTACATTCCAGAAGATTTCGttgatttttcaaattgaaCTCGGTGGAATCGATTTAAGTAAAATcgaattatttaaaaagctACAAAGTGCATTTTTCCAAGACAAGATGTCGGCTTTTAAGAATTCACATAGGATATTAAAATGTATGATTGATTGTTTTATCTTCCAAAGAAACGGAACGgctttaaaaaatactttattCTTACTTAGATGTGTAAATGGTAAATGTTGGGAGGACACTTCAATGGTTTTAAAACAATTCAGCAACATAGGAATTGCTTCCGTGAATAAATTGATCAAACACAATGTCAAAAACATAGAcgctttaaaaaaaactactTTTAATCAGttggaatattttttagGGTTACGGACAGGAATGggtttgaaattaaaaaaagaggtgGATTCAATTCCTGAATTGAAGATATCCAGTGAATCTTCCAGTTCGATCACCAAAAGGGGggagaaaataaagatgacTATTACTTCCGAGATTTCTGCAGATTCTAGTGTTATTTCATGGCATGGTCAAACATTGTATGCCGATATATTGTCCTTAAAGAGATCTGGAGAATTAATAGATTTCAGAAGGATCCAATTATCAAAGTTGAAATATCcaaaagttttttcaaTAGCTACTGAAATTGACTCTGTAAATGAACAGATAGAGGTGCTAGTTAGTTGCGAGTGTATAGCAGGAGTCACAAAGGAGGTTATTTTATCGTGTGATGAAGTATTACCAGGCTCCCACAGAAAATTACTTAAAGAAGATTCGAAagagattaaaaaaaatgacaatGATATCACGGTATTGTTGGCAAACTACcaaaaaacacaaaaagaGTCAAATCCAGAAAATATagtcaataataataggaAGGTTCTACCAAATGGAAATTATGAGTGTCAGCATTCATGCAAAGACAAGGCAGCGTGTAGACACTTATGTTGTAAGGAGGGTGTGGTAGTTTCCACCGTGAAAAGTGCCTCTACAACAGACGGTGTAGTAGTTTCCACTGTGAAAAGTGCCTCTACAACAGACGGTGTTGAAGGAGTTTTAgatagaaaacaaaaattatccgatcaaataaaagaaattacTGATGGAAATCATAGCGACCCGTTAAcaatatcatcatcatcatccagttcatcatcatctctTTTATCATTGTATTTCCAGAAGGACAAAGATGTTGCtcaaaattacaaaattacTATATACGAACAGCACAACCCccaaaaagttttaaaaccaGAGGAGATTGAGTTTTTGTCTTCTTCATCGTCTTCATTGAATACCAATGAAGTTGCTGTGAAGGATAATAAAGGGGTTGATGTTTTAACAAATGCAGACACTGCATGTAGGGATGAAGCAGTTTTAGACCCATTGGAAAAGTCAGATTCTACTTCTGATAACGAATCTGGTTCTATCATGAGTTGTTTTGGATCGGAAATAGAATGGACTTAG
- the ZIP2 gene encoding Zip2p (similar to Saccharomyces cerevisiae YGL249W | ZIP2 | ZIPping up meiotic chromosomes), which yields MPASDSLTIKPRLLCKRNNYEIYGKVTKTSYIIANTNIVPIKLLQKLYNTFPESIIVFEQECFKVMRCEFILNASCCIKIINDYKIFQKQSTSNNILLVDDELNDLCIKYKTVFIILTSNLEIHDNNLWKCQILLKSRWPITKLKVAVSTPDYEDIASSILQIVGFVTCIISDRENDCKGIINLDCTGSIDELILIELGLNNFQVKNVLREFKSAYDFINCSKSTKLRILDGNLAQVDSLCKLLSSDFPQVRAL from the coding sequence ATGCCAGCTTCAGATTCCTTGACCATCAAACCAAGATTACTTTGTAAAAGAAACAATTATGAAATTTATGGTAAGGTAACCAAAACCTCGTATATTATAGCAAATACCAATATTGTTCCAATTAAGCTTTTACAAAAACTGTATAATACTTTTCCGGAAAGTATTATCGTATTTGAGCAGGAATGTTTTAAAGTCATGAGGTGTGAGTTCATATTAAACGCAAGCTGttgtattaaaattattaatgattATAAAATCTTCCAAAAACAATCTACTtccaataatatattactaGTAGATGATGAACTAAATGATTTATGTATAAAGTACAAAActgtatttattattttaacatCTAATTTGGAAATACATGATAACAATTTGTGGAAATGTCAAATCTTGTTGAAGAGCAGATGGCCAATAACTAAATTGAAAGTCGCAGTTTCAACACCAGACTATGAAGATATTGCGTCATCAATTTTACAAATTGTTGGCTTTGTCACATGCATCATTAGTGATAGAGAAAACGACTGCAAGGGTATTATTAACTTGGATTGTACAGGTAGCATTGACGAGTTAATACTTATAGAATTAGGATTAAACAATTTTCAAGTCAAAAACGTTTTAAGAGAGTTTAAATCTGCATATGACTTTATTAATTGttcaaaatcaacaaaattaCGTATATTAGATGGTAATCTGGCACAAGTTGATAGCTTGTGTAAACTTTTGAGTAGTGACTTCCCCCAAGTGAGGGCATTATGA
- the HXK2 gene encoding hexokinase 2 (similar to Saccharomyces cerevisiae YGL253W | HXK2 | HeXoKinase (paralog of YFR053C | HXK1)) — protein MVHLGAKKPPARKGSMADVPADLMSQIYGFETIFSVSPQKLKAIVKHFITELDKGLSKKGGNIPMIPGWVLEYPTGKETGDYLAIDLGGTNLRVVLVKLGGDRTFDTTQSKYKLPDHIRTTKDKDELWAFIADSLATFLVEQYPNGVTGNLPLGFTFSYPASQDRINEGILQRWTKGFDIPGVEHHDVVPMLQEQITKRNLPIHVVALINDTVGTLVASLYTDGETKMGCIFGTGVNGSYYDICSGVEKLNGRLASDVTPDTPMAINCEYGSFDNEHLVLPRTKYDVQIDEDSPRPGQQTFEKMTSGYYLGELLRLAILDVYEQGLIFKGQDVTKLQKSYVMDTSYPARIEQDPFENLEDTYDLFKNDLGIVTTVTERKLIRKLSELIGTRAARLSVCGIGAVCQKRNYKTGHIAADGSVFNKYPDFSKRAHQALKDIYDWEETDATKFPIQIVPAEDGSGAGAAIIAALTGSRLKKGLSVGVAPGK, from the coding sequence ATGGTTCACTTAGGAGCAAAAAAACCACCTGCCAGAAAGGGCTCAATGGCCGATGTCCCAGCTGATTTAATGTCTCAAATCTACGGTTTTGAAACTATTTTCAGTGTTTCTCCACAAAAGTTAAAGGCCATTGTTAAGCATTTTATTACTGAGTTGGACAAGGGTTTATCCAAGAAGGGTGGTAACATTCCAATGATTCCAGGTTGGGTTTTGGAATATCCTACTGGTAAGGAAACCGGTGATTATTTAGCCATTGACTTGGGTGGTACCAACTTGAGAGTCGTTTTGGTTAAATTGGGTGGTGACAGAACTTTTGATACCACACAatccaaatataaattaccAGATCACATTAGAACAACCAAAGATAAGGATGAATTGTGGGCATTTATTGCTGACTCTTTAGCCACCTTCTTGGTTGAACAATATCCAAATGGTGTTACAGGTAATTTGCCATTAGGTTTTACTTTCTCCTACCCAGCTTCCCAAGATAGAATTAACGAAGGTATCTTGCAAAGATGGACCAAAGGTTTTGATATTCCAGGCGTTGAACACCACGATGTTGTTCCAATGTTGCAAGAACAAATAACTAAGAGAAACTTACCAATACACGTTGTAGCATTGATTAATGATACCGTCGGTACTTTAGTTGCTTCTTTATATACTGATGGTGAAACAAAGATGGGTTGTATTTTCGGTACCGGTGTTAATGGTTCCTATTACGATATCTGTTCAGGTGTTGAAAAGTTGAATGGTAGATTAGCTTCCGATGTCACCCCAGATACTCCAATGGCTATCAACTGTGAATATGGTTCTTTTGATAACGAACACTTGGTTTTGCCAAGAACCAAGTATGATGTTCAAATTGATGAGGACTCACCAAGACCAGGTCAACaaacttttgaaaaaatgaCTTCTGGTTACTACTTGGGTGAATTGTTGCGTTTGGCCATATTAGATGTTTACGAACAAGGCTTAATTTTCAAGGGCCAAGATGTTACCAAGTTGCAAAAGTCATATGTTATGGATACTTCCTATCCAGCTAGAATTGAACAAGATccatttgaaaatttggaaGATACTTATGATCTGTTCAAAAACGACTTGGGTATTGTCACCACCGTTACTGAGCGTAAGTTAATCAGAAAGTTGTCTGAATTAATTGGTACCAGAGCTGCTAGATTGTCTGTCTGTGGTATAGGTGCAGTTTGTCAAAAGAGAAACTACAAGACTGGTCATATTGCTGCTGATGGTTCTGTTTTCAACAAGTACCCAGACTTTAGTAAGAGAGCTCATCAAGCCTTGAAAGATATATACGACTGGGAAGAAACTGATGCTACCAAGTTTCCAATTCAAATTGTTCCTGCTGAGGATGGTTCTGGTGCTGGTGCTGCCATCATTGCTGCTTTGACTGGAAGCAGATTAAAGAAGGGTTTATCTGTCGGTGTTGCTCCAggtaaataa
- the RTG2 gene encoding Rtg2p (similar to Saccharomyces cerevisiae YGL252C | RTG2 | ReTroGrade regulation), with translation MENLGSEREVVSRNLCAVVDIGSNGIRFSISSKASHHARIMPCVFKDRVGISLFDVQYSPNSLEKAPIPVETIKDVCAAMKRFKLICDDFGVPSTGVRVVATEATREAINSKDFIQAINNSTGWQVELLPKEEEGRIGAYGVISSFNSVSGLYMDLGGGSTQLSWIQCFNGEIKQSSTPISLPYGAGALSRRLKVEDRRALFLEIKDAYKRAIKHIGIPEEMKKRATENGGYDIYACGGGLRGMGHLILSQIKDYPIQTIINGFSCSYDEFCSMCDYLFLKGHVPECHNKSKIFKVSERRAQQLPAVGLLMSAAFESLPNISNMHFSEGGVREGTLYSILPREIRAQDPLHIASRPYSPLLASKYLDLLKTAMPLDEIPPMIYKRVAPALCNLAFVHASYPKELQSTAALHVATTGIIAGCHGLSHRIRALIGIALCDRWGGDIPQPELEYKKKLEEVVLRDGDRSQREKLIWWTKYIGTIMYVICGVHPGGNIRDGVFNFQINEKDEMDIDAAATPSKKRTIEVIVQISKDDLKTSASVRGRIITLQKKIRKLSRGSAQKVKIGVQFYANEEGHVSN, from the coding sequence ATGGAAAATTTGGGCTCTGAAAGAGAAGTGGTTTCACGCAATTTATGCGCTGTTGTAGATATTGGATCTAACGGTATCCGTTTTAGTATTTCCTCGAAAGCTTCTCACCATGCAAGGATAATGCCCTGTGTTTTTAAAGACAGAGTGGGTATCTCATTGTTTGATGTTCAATATTCTCCAAACTCTTTAGAAAAGGCACCTATACCTGTGGAGACCATCAAGGATGTTTGTGCTGCTATGAAAAGATTTAAATTAATCTGTGATGATTTTGGTGTTCCTTCTACTGGTGTTCGTGTGGTGGCTACTGAAGCTACAAGAGAAGCCATAAACTCCAAGGATTTCATTCAGGCAATAAATAATTCGACCGGATGGCAAGTTGAGCTTTTACcaaaagaagaggaaggAAGAATTGGTGCTTATGGTGTGATCTCATCGTTTAATTCTGTTTCGGGACTATATATGGATTTGGGTGGTGGTAGCACTCAATTATCGTGGATCCAATGCTTTAATGGAGAAATCAAACAATCGTCTACTCCGATTTCGTTACCTTATGGTGCTGGTGCTCTGTCTAGAAGATTGAAGGTAGAAGATAGAAGGgcattatttttggaaattaaGGATGCCTACAAGCGGGCCATCAAACATATCGGGATTCCCGaggaaatgaaaaaaagagccACAGAGAATGGTGGTTACGATATATATGCGTGTGGTGGTGGTTTAAGAGGTATGGGCCATTTAATATTGTCTCAAATTAAAGATTATCCAATTCAAACCATTATCAATGGgttttcttgttcttaTGACGAATTTTGCTCTATGTGcgattatttatttttaaaaggcCATGTACCAGAATGCCATAACAAATCCAAGATATTTAAAGTGTCAGAAAGAAGGGCACAACAATTACCAGCTGTTGGTTTGTTAATGAGCGCTGCCTTTGAATCATTGCCTAACATCAGCAATATGCATTTTAGCGAAGGAGGTGTTAGAGAGGGTACCTTGTATTCTATCTTGCCCAGGGAAATACGTGCACAGGATCCATTACATATTGCCTCAAGACCTTATTCACCATTATTGGCTTCGAAATACTTGgatttattgaaaacagCAATGCCACTGGATGAAATACCACCAatgatatataaaagagtAGCACCAGCGTTGTGTAATTTGGCATTTGTGCATGCATCATATCCAAAAGAATTACAATCTACCGCCGCCTTGCATGTTGCCACAACAGGAATCATTGCTGGATGCCATGGGTTGTCACATCGTATAAGAGCCCTAATTGGTATAGCTTTGTGTGATAGATGGGGTGGGGACATTCCACAGCCAGAATtggaatataaaaagaaacttGAAGAGGTTGTACTAAGGGATGGTGATAGATCACAGAGGGAAAAACTTATATGGTGGACCAAATACATTGGTACGATCATGTATGTCATTTGTGGCGTTCATCCTGGCGGTAACATAAGAGATGgcgtttttaattttcaaattaatgaaaaagatgaaatGGATATTGATGCAGCAGCAACTCCTTCCAAAAAAAGGACAATTGAAGTAATTGTTCAAATCAGTAAGGATGATTTGAAAACTAGTGCCAGTGTTAGGGGTAGAATTATCACTTtgcaaaagaaaattagGAAGTTGTCACGCGGAAGCGCACAGAAGGTTAAAATTGGGGTTCAATTTTATGCGAATGAAGAAGGTCATGTTAGTAACTAG